Proteins encoded within one genomic window of Bos indicus x Bos taurus breed Angus x Brahman F1 hybrid chromosome 18, Bos_hybrid_MaternalHap_v2.0, whole genome shotgun sequence:
- the CEACAM20 gene encoding carcinoembryonic antigen-related cell adhesion molecule 20 isoform X1, whose protein sequence is MESPDLRGHRWAGILLSASLLTVWSLTAAAQISRDAVIQKSLAKPTISVSQGTVIEHRENVTFYCDTPDVNITIHWVFNHQPLLFHERIQLSTDGKTLTILSVQRKDAGTYQCEAWGDLQMKSSDPTYLIVYYGPDSVTIKVEPGVPNGDTVEVMEGSSVTFSAETESYPQASYSWFFSNDSKPITWSLFFNMSNVTIPAVSKEHEGTYACLVSNAAAQKSLRDAVKVRVLERVTKPYVMAPNRTLVEDTSSVVLTCQTTHEGVGVRWFLGDQLLQSSEHLAPNNRDLIIHGLRRNDTGPYACEVWNWGSQARSEPLKLNISYGPDRMYFTSGSETLADTTVSVELNSRLTLRCWAESQPDAEFNWTHDNTSVYKGQQLVIEALTWKHQGNYSCTASNSVTMLTCSASVMVSVIGHRSSLSVGAIVGITVGILAIVALAIGLGCFIHTGNAEGLSRRTTEHTAYENMTPTSEEGHPEELGRSWPMPVYANAPAIEGQIPVKKMLPVDPPEQLYEQLSPPTSHSRYSHGPRKPSSNPLVPTPQKENAESNYEALVNPEHSIYCQINRST, encoded by the exons cCTCACTTTTGACCGTGTGGAGCTTGACAGCTGCAGCCCAGATCTCCCGTGATGCTGTCATCCAAA AATCTCTGGCCAAGCCCACCATTTCAGTCAGCCAGGGCACAGTCATAGAGCACAGGGAAAATGTGACCTTCTACTGTGACACCCCAGACGTCAACATCACCATCCACTGGGTCTTCAACCACCAGCCCCTGTTATTCCATGAGCGCATACAGCTGTCCACAGATGGCAAGACCCTCACCATCCTCAGTGTCCAGCGGAAGGATGCTGGGACGTACCAATGTGAAGCTTGGGGTGACCTCCAGATGAAGAGCAGTGACCCTACCTACCTGATTGTGTACT ATGGCCCTGACTCAGTCACGATCAAGGTGGAGCCTGGTGTACCCAACGGGGACACAGTTGAGGTGATGGAGGGCTCCAGTGTGACCTTCTCAGCAGAAACTGAGTCTTACCCACAAGCTTCATATTCATGGTTTTTCTCCAATGACTCCAAGCCCATCACTTGGAGCTTGTTCTTCAACATGAGCAATGTTACCATCCCTGCCGTGTCCAAGGAACACGAGGGCACCTACGCGTGCTTGGTGTCCAATGCTGCCGCCCAGAAGTCCCTCAGGGATGCTGTCAAAGTCCGCGTCCTTG AAAGAGTGACCAAGCCTTACGTCATGGCCCCAAACCGGACTCTCGTGGAGGACACCAGCTCTGTGGTCCTGACCTGCCAGACCACCCATGAGGGAGTTGGAGTCCGGTGGTTCCTGGGGGACCAGCTCCTCCAGTCCAGCGAGCACCTGGCACCCAACAACAGGGACCTGATCATCCACGGCCTTCGGCGGAATGACACAGGGCCCTATGCGTGCGAGGTCTGGAACTGGGGCAGCCAGGCACGGAGTGAACCCCTGAAGTTGAACATCAGCT ACGGCCCCGATCGAATGTATTTCACCAGCGGGTCGGAGACCCTGGCGGACACCACGGTCAGTGTGGAGCTCAACTCCCGCCTAACCCTGCGGTGTTGGGCTGAATCCCAGCCGGATGCTGAGTTTAACTGGACCCATGACAACACCAGTGTGTACAAGGGGCAGCAGCTGGTTATCGAGGCCCTGACTTGGAAACACCAAGGGAATTACAGCTGCACAGCTTCTAACTCTGTCACAATGCTGACCTGCTCTGCCTCGGTCATGGTCAGCGTCATAG GTCACCGGTCATCCCTCTCTGTAGGGGCCATCGTTGGCATTACCGTCGGGATCCTGGCTATCGTTGCCCTGGCCATAGGGCTGGGCTGCTTCATACACACTGGAAATGCCGAAGG GCTCTCAAGGAGAACAACAGAGCATACCGCCTATGAGAACATGACACCCACTTCTGAAGAGGGTCACCCTGAAGAGCTCGGTCGCA GCTGGCCCATGCCTGTGTATGCCAATGCACCCGCCATTGAAGGACAGATACCAGTCAAAAAG ATGCTGCCAGTAGACCCTCCAGAGCAATTATATGAG CAGTTATCACCTCCCACCAGCCACAGCCGGTACTCTCATGGCCCCAGGAAGCCATCCTCCAATCCCTTGGTCCCAACtccacaaaaagaaaatgcagagtcAAACTATGAG GCGCTTGTGAATCCAGAACACAGCATCTACTGCCAAATCAACCGTTCCacctaa
- the ZNF180 gene encoding zinc finger protein 180 isoform X2: MEEQDEKPQGSLKVCVQDSLLPQEIIIKVEGEDARSLAVPSQEEEGTLSSAQRTLDRDVILENHGDSWDLATALGRRESRLKQSVFDDKLSHSVKIEKLTRDDPWLSSCKEFQDCKELLEKQQEKQERLLKEVTFTHRNAITHERDCKNDSPEEKAGLNSNLLSSQMIPIRNHFHKHASHVKKLHYNSMVNTHQMITDTEKLCENNEFGNLPQSIHFIQFTRTQTEDKSYGFSDSIQPFNHGTPLNIHEKTHAQGRSFDFKECGQILNHSISHNEQQRNSIGESQYKCHKTSQSSSLAQNMRNHSEEKPFECNQCGKSFSWSSHLVAHQRTHTGEKPYECNECGKSFSRSSHLVSHQRTHTGEKPYRCNQCGKSFSQSYVLVVHQRTHTGEKPYECNQCGKSFRQSYKLIAHQRTHTGEKPYECNQCGKSFIQSYKLIAHQRIHTGEKPYECNQCGKSFSQSYKLVAHQRTHTGEKPFECNQCGKSFSWSSQLVAHQRTHTGEKPYECNECGKSFNRSSHLVMHQRTHTGEKPYECNQCGKSFSQSYVLVVHQRTHTGEKPYECSECGKSFRQSSCLTQHQRTHTGEKPYECNQCGKTFSLSARLIVHQRTHTGEKPFTCNQCGKAFINSSKLIRHQATHTEEKPYGCN; this comes from the exons atggaaGAGCAGGATGAGAAGCCCCAAGGGTCCCTGAAGGTCTGCGTGCAG GACTCTCTGCTTCCTCAGGAGATTATCATCAAGGTTGAGGGAGAAGATGCCCGGTCACTGGCCGTCCCATCCCAG GAAGAAGAAGGCACTTTGAGCTCTGCTCAGAGGACCCTGGACAGAGATGTGATCCTGGAAAACCACGGGGACTCTTGGG ACTTGGCAACTGCACTTGGAAGAAGAGAATCAAGATTGAAGCAGAGCGTTTTTGATGACAAACTATCCCATAGTGTGAAGATAGAAAAGTTGACAAGAGATGATCCTTGGTTATCTTCATGCAAAGAATTTCAGGATTGTAAGGAGCTGTTGGAGAAGCAacaggaaaaacaagagagaCTTTTGAAGGAAGTGACATTTACTCACAGGAATGCCATTACTCATGAGAGAGACTGCAAAAATGATAGCCCTGAGGAGAAGGCTGGTCTGAATTCCAATCTTCTTTCATCACAGATGATACCCATAAGGAACCATTTTCATAAACACGCTTCACATgttaaaaaattacattataaTTCTATGGTAAACACTCATCAGATGATTACTGATACTGAGAAACTCtgtgaaaataatgaatttggaAACCTCCCCCAGAGTATTCATTTTATTCAGTTTACAAGAACTCAAACAGAAGATAAATCCTATGGATTTAGTGACAGTATTCAACCTTTTAACCATGGTACACCCTTAAACATACATGAGAAAACACATGCACAAGGAAGATCCTTTGATTTTAAAGAATGTGGGCAAATTTTGAACCACAGCATATCCCATAACGAACAACAGAGAAACTCCATTGGAGAGAGTCAGTATAAATGTCATAAgacctcccagagttcatcccTTGCTCAAAACATGAGAAATCATTCTGAAGAGAAGCCCTTTGAATGTAATCagtgtggaaaatccttcagtTGGAGCTCTCATCTTGTTGCACATCAGAGAACTCATACAGGggagaaaccttatgaatgtaatgaatgtgggaaatcATTCAGCCGCAGCTCTCACCTTGTTTCCCATCAAAgaactcatactggagagaaaccttacagaTGTAATCAGTGTGGTAAATCCTTTAGCCAGAGCTATGTCCTTGTTGTGCATCAGAgaactcatactggagagaagccttacGAGTGCAATCAGTGTGGAAAGTCATTCAGACAGAGCTACAAACTTATCGCACATCAAAgaactcatactggagagaagccctacGAATGTAATCAATGTGGGAAATCATTTATCCAGAGCTATAAACTTATTGCCCATcaaagaattcatactggagaaaaGCCCTATGAATGCAATCAATGTGGAAAGTCTTTTAGTCAAAGTTACAAACTTGTTGCCCACCAGAGAACTCACACAGGAGAAAAACCCTTTGAATGTAATCagtgtggaaaatccttcagctGGAGCTCTCAACTTGTTGCACACCAAAgaactcacactggagagaaaccctacgAATGTAATGAGTGTGGGAAATCTTTCAACCGCAGTTCTCACCTTGTTATGCATCAGAGAACtcacactggagaaaaaccctatgaatgtaaccAGTGTGGGAAGTCCTTCAGCCAGAGTTATGTCCTTGTTGTACATCAGAGAACTCACACTGGCGAAAAGCCCTATGAGTGCAGTgagtgtggaaaatccttcaggCAGAGTTCATGCCTTACTCAACATCAGAgaactcatactggagagaaaccctatgaatgtaatcAGTGTGGGAAAACATTCAGCTTGAGTGCTCGACTTATTGTACATCAAAgaactcatactggagagaaaccctttACGTGTAATCAATGTGGGAAAGCTTTCATTAATAGTTCTAAACTTATTAGACATCAGGCAACTCATACAGAAGAGAAACCCTATGGATGTAACTAG
- the ZNF180 gene encoding zinc finger protein 180 isoform X1, whose product MEEQDEKPQGSLKVCVQDSLLPQEIIIKVEGEDARSLAVPSQEGVNFKIVTVDFTQEEEGTLSSAQRTLDRDVILENHGDSWDLATALGRRESRLKQSVFDDKLSHSVKIEKLTRDDPWLSSCKEFQDCKELLEKQQEKQERLLKEVTFTHRNAITHERDCKNDSPEEKAGLNSNLLSSQMIPIRNHFHKHASHVKKLHYNSMVNTHQMITDTEKLCENNEFGNLPQSIHFIQFTRTQTEDKSYGFSDSIQPFNHGTPLNIHEKTHAQGRSFDFKECGQILNHSISHNEQQRNSIGESQYKCHKTSQSSSLAQNMRNHSEEKPFECNQCGKSFSWSSHLVAHQRTHTGEKPYECNECGKSFSRSSHLVSHQRTHTGEKPYRCNQCGKSFSQSYVLVVHQRTHTGEKPYECNQCGKSFRQSYKLIAHQRTHTGEKPYECNQCGKSFIQSYKLIAHQRIHTGEKPYECNQCGKSFSQSYKLVAHQRTHTGEKPFECNQCGKSFSWSSQLVAHQRTHTGEKPYECNECGKSFNRSSHLVMHQRTHTGEKPYECNQCGKSFSQSYVLVVHQRTHTGEKPYECSECGKSFRQSSCLTQHQRTHTGEKPYECNQCGKTFSLSARLIVHQRTHTGEKPFTCNQCGKAFINSSKLIRHQATHTEEKPYGCN is encoded by the exons atggaaGAGCAGGATGAGAAGCCCCAAGGGTCCCTGAAGGTCTGCGTGCAG GACTCTCTGCTTCCTCAGGAGATTATCATCAAGGTTGAGGGAGAAGATGCCCGGTCACTGGCCGTCCCATCCCAG GAGGGAGTGAACTTCAAAATAGTGACTGTGGACTTCACTCAGGAAGAAGAAGGCACTTTGAGCTCTGCTCAGAGGACCCTGGACAGAGATGTGATCCTGGAAAACCACGGGGACTCTTGGG ACTTGGCAACTGCACTTGGAAGAAGAGAATCAAGATTGAAGCAGAGCGTTTTTGATGACAAACTATCCCATAGTGTGAAGATAGAAAAGTTGACAAGAGATGATCCTTGGTTATCTTCATGCAAAGAATTTCAGGATTGTAAGGAGCTGTTGGAGAAGCAacaggaaaaacaagagagaCTTTTGAAGGAAGTGACATTTACTCACAGGAATGCCATTACTCATGAGAGAGACTGCAAAAATGATAGCCCTGAGGAGAAGGCTGGTCTGAATTCCAATCTTCTTTCATCACAGATGATACCCATAAGGAACCATTTTCATAAACACGCTTCACATgttaaaaaattacattataaTTCTATGGTAAACACTCATCAGATGATTACTGATACTGAGAAACTCtgtgaaaataatgaatttggaAACCTCCCCCAGAGTATTCATTTTATTCAGTTTACAAGAACTCAAACAGAAGATAAATCCTATGGATTTAGTGACAGTATTCAACCTTTTAACCATGGTACACCCTTAAACATACATGAGAAAACACATGCACAAGGAAGATCCTTTGATTTTAAAGAATGTGGGCAAATTTTGAACCACAGCATATCCCATAACGAACAACAGAGAAACTCCATTGGAGAGAGTCAGTATAAATGTCATAAgacctcccagagttcatcccTTGCTCAAAACATGAGAAATCATTCTGAAGAGAAGCCCTTTGAATGTAATCagtgtggaaaatccttcagtTGGAGCTCTCATCTTGTTGCACATCAGAGAACTCATACAGGggagaaaccttatgaatgtaatgaatgtgggaaatcATTCAGCCGCAGCTCTCACCTTGTTTCCCATCAAAgaactcatactggagagaaaccttacagaTGTAATCAGTGTGGTAAATCCTTTAGCCAGAGCTATGTCCTTGTTGTGCATCAGAgaactcatactggagagaagccttacGAGTGCAATCAGTGTGGAAAGTCATTCAGACAGAGCTACAAACTTATCGCACATCAAAgaactcatactggagagaagccctacGAATGTAATCAATGTGGGAAATCATTTATCCAGAGCTATAAACTTATTGCCCATcaaagaattcatactggagaaaaGCCCTATGAATGCAATCAATGTGGAAAGTCTTTTAGTCAAAGTTACAAACTTGTTGCCCACCAGAGAACTCACACAGGAGAAAAACCCTTTGAATGTAATCagtgtggaaaatccttcagctGGAGCTCTCAACTTGTTGCACACCAAAgaactcacactggagagaaaccctacgAATGTAATGAGTGTGGGAAATCTTTCAACCGCAGTTCTCACCTTGTTATGCATCAGAGAACtcacactggagaaaaaccctatgaatgtaaccAGTGTGGGAAGTCCTTCAGCCAGAGTTATGTCCTTGTTGTACATCAGAGAACTCACACTGGCGAAAAGCCCTATGAGTGCAGTgagtgtggaaaatccttcaggCAGAGTTCATGCCTTACTCAACATCAGAgaactcatactggagagaaaccctatgaatgtaatcAGTGTGGGAAAACATTCAGCTTGAGTGCTCGACTTATTGTACATCAAAgaactcatactggagagaaaccctttACGTGTAATCAATGTGGGAAAGCTTTCATTAATAGTTCTAAACTTATTAGACATCAGGCAACTCATACAGAAGAGAAACCCTATGGATGTAACTAG
- the CEACAM20 gene encoding carcinoembryonic antigen-related cell adhesion molecule 20 isoform X2 gives MESPDLRGHRWAGILLSASLLTVWSLTAAAQISRDAVIQKSLAKPTISVSQGTVIEHRENVTFYCDTPDVNITIHWVFNHQPLLFHERIQLSTDGKTLTILSVQRKDAGTYQCEAWGDLQMKSSDPTYLIVYYGPDSVTIKVEPGVPNGDTVEVMEGSSVTFSAETESYPQASYSWFFSNDSKPITWSLFFNMSNVTIPAVSKEHEGTYACLVSNAAAQKSLRDAVKVRVLERVTKPYVMAPNRTLVEDTSSVVLTCQTTHEGVGVRWFLGDQLLQSSEHLAPNNRDLIIHGLRRNDTGPYACEVWNWGSQARSEPLKLNISYGPDRMYFTSGSETLADTTVSVELNSRLTLRCWAESQPDAEFNWTHDNTSVYKGQQLVIEALTWKHQGNYSCTASNSVTMLTCSASVMVSVIGHRSSLSVGAIVGITVGILAIVALAIGLGCFIHTGNAEGLSRRTTEHTAYENMTPTSEEGHPEELGRSWPMPVYANAPAIEGQIPVKKMLPVDPPEQLYELSPPTSHSRYSHGPRKPSSNPLVPTPQKENAESNYEALVNPEHSIYCQINRST, from the exons cCTCACTTTTGACCGTGTGGAGCTTGACAGCTGCAGCCCAGATCTCCCGTGATGCTGTCATCCAAA AATCTCTGGCCAAGCCCACCATTTCAGTCAGCCAGGGCACAGTCATAGAGCACAGGGAAAATGTGACCTTCTACTGTGACACCCCAGACGTCAACATCACCATCCACTGGGTCTTCAACCACCAGCCCCTGTTATTCCATGAGCGCATACAGCTGTCCACAGATGGCAAGACCCTCACCATCCTCAGTGTCCAGCGGAAGGATGCTGGGACGTACCAATGTGAAGCTTGGGGTGACCTCCAGATGAAGAGCAGTGACCCTACCTACCTGATTGTGTACT ATGGCCCTGACTCAGTCACGATCAAGGTGGAGCCTGGTGTACCCAACGGGGACACAGTTGAGGTGATGGAGGGCTCCAGTGTGACCTTCTCAGCAGAAACTGAGTCTTACCCACAAGCTTCATATTCATGGTTTTTCTCCAATGACTCCAAGCCCATCACTTGGAGCTTGTTCTTCAACATGAGCAATGTTACCATCCCTGCCGTGTCCAAGGAACACGAGGGCACCTACGCGTGCTTGGTGTCCAATGCTGCCGCCCAGAAGTCCCTCAGGGATGCTGTCAAAGTCCGCGTCCTTG AAAGAGTGACCAAGCCTTACGTCATGGCCCCAAACCGGACTCTCGTGGAGGACACCAGCTCTGTGGTCCTGACCTGCCAGACCACCCATGAGGGAGTTGGAGTCCGGTGGTTCCTGGGGGACCAGCTCCTCCAGTCCAGCGAGCACCTGGCACCCAACAACAGGGACCTGATCATCCACGGCCTTCGGCGGAATGACACAGGGCCCTATGCGTGCGAGGTCTGGAACTGGGGCAGCCAGGCACGGAGTGAACCCCTGAAGTTGAACATCAGCT ACGGCCCCGATCGAATGTATTTCACCAGCGGGTCGGAGACCCTGGCGGACACCACGGTCAGTGTGGAGCTCAACTCCCGCCTAACCCTGCGGTGTTGGGCTGAATCCCAGCCGGATGCTGAGTTTAACTGGACCCATGACAACACCAGTGTGTACAAGGGGCAGCAGCTGGTTATCGAGGCCCTGACTTGGAAACACCAAGGGAATTACAGCTGCACAGCTTCTAACTCTGTCACAATGCTGACCTGCTCTGCCTCGGTCATGGTCAGCGTCATAG GTCACCGGTCATCCCTCTCTGTAGGGGCCATCGTTGGCATTACCGTCGGGATCCTGGCTATCGTTGCCCTGGCCATAGGGCTGGGCTGCTTCATACACACTGGAAATGCCGAAGG GCTCTCAAGGAGAACAACAGAGCATACCGCCTATGAGAACATGACACCCACTTCTGAAGAGGGTCACCCTGAAGAGCTCGGTCGCA GCTGGCCCATGCCTGTGTATGCCAATGCACCCGCCATTGAAGGACAGATACCAGTCAAAAAG ATGCTGCCAGTAGACCCTCCAGAGCAATTATATGAG TTATCACCTCCCACCAGCCACAGCCGGTACTCTCATGGCCCCAGGAAGCCATCCTCCAATCCCTTGGTCCCAACtccacaaaaagaaaatgcagagtcAAACTATGAG GCGCTTGTGAATCCAGAACACAGCATCTACTGCCAAATCAACCGTTCCacctaa
- the CEACAM20 gene encoding carcinoembryonic antigen-related cell adhesion molecule 20 isoform X3: MESPDLRGHRWAGILLSASLLTVWSLTAAAQISRDAVIQKSLAKPTISVSQGTVIEHRENVTFYCDTPDVNITIHWVFNHQPLLFHERIQLSTDGKTLTILSVQRKDAGTYQCEAWGDLQMKSSDPTYLIVYYGPDSVTIKVEPGVPNGDTVEVMEGSSVTFSAETESYPQASYSWFFSNDSKPITWSLFFNMSNVTIPAVSKEHEGTYACLVSNAAAQKSLRDAVKVRVLERVTKPYVMAPNRTLVEDTSSVVLTCQTTHEGVGVRWFLGDQLLQSSEHLAPNNRDLIIHGLRRNDTGPYACEVWNWGSQARSEPLKLNISYGPDRMYFTSGSETLADTTVSVELNSRLTLRCWAESQPDAEFNWTHDNTSVYKGQQLVIEALTWKHQGNYSCTASNSVTMLTCSASVMVSVIGHRSSLSVGAIVGITVGILAIVALAIGLGCFIHTGNAEGLSRRTTEHTAYENMTPTSEEGHPEELGRSWPMPVYANAPAIEGQIPVKKMLPVDPPEQLYEALVNPEHSIYCQINRST; encoded by the exons cCTCACTTTTGACCGTGTGGAGCTTGACAGCTGCAGCCCAGATCTCCCGTGATGCTGTCATCCAAA AATCTCTGGCCAAGCCCACCATTTCAGTCAGCCAGGGCACAGTCATAGAGCACAGGGAAAATGTGACCTTCTACTGTGACACCCCAGACGTCAACATCACCATCCACTGGGTCTTCAACCACCAGCCCCTGTTATTCCATGAGCGCATACAGCTGTCCACAGATGGCAAGACCCTCACCATCCTCAGTGTCCAGCGGAAGGATGCTGGGACGTACCAATGTGAAGCTTGGGGTGACCTCCAGATGAAGAGCAGTGACCCTACCTACCTGATTGTGTACT ATGGCCCTGACTCAGTCACGATCAAGGTGGAGCCTGGTGTACCCAACGGGGACACAGTTGAGGTGATGGAGGGCTCCAGTGTGACCTTCTCAGCAGAAACTGAGTCTTACCCACAAGCTTCATATTCATGGTTTTTCTCCAATGACTCCAAGCCCATCACTTGGAGCTTGTTCTTCAACATGAGCAATGTTACCATCCCTGCCGTGTCCAAGGAACACGAGGGCACCTACGCGTGCTTGGTGTCCAATGCTGCCGCCCAGAAGTCCCTCAGGGATGCTGTCAAAGTCCGCGTCCTTG AAAGAGTGACCAAGCCTTACGTCATGGCCCCAAACCGGACTCTCGTGGAGGACACCAGCTCTGTGGTCCTGACCTGCCAGACCACCCATGAGGGAGTTGGAGTCCGGTGGTTCCTGGGGGACCAGCTCCTCCAGTCCAGCGAGCACCTGGCACCCAACAACAGGGACCTGATCATCCACGGCCTTCGGCGGAATGACACAGGGCCCTATGCGTGCGAGGTCTGGAACTGGGGCAGCCAGGCACGGAGTGAACCCCTGAAGTTGAACATCAGCT ACGGCCCCGATCGAATGTATTTCACCAGCGGGTCGGAGACCCTGGCGGACACCACGGTCAGTGTGGAGCTCAACTCCCGCCTAACCCTGCGGTGTTGGGCTGAATCCCAGCCGGATGCTGAGTTTAACTGGACCCATGACAACACCAGTGTGTACAAGGGGCAGCAGCTGGTTATCGAGGCCCTGACTTGGAAACACCAAGGGAATTACAGCTGCACAGCTTCTAACTCTGTCACAATGCTGACCTGCTCTGCCTCGGTCATGGTCAGCGTCATAG GTCACCGGTCATCCCTCTCTGTAGGGGCCATCGTTGGCATTACCGTCGGGATCCTGGCTATCGTTGCCCTGGCCATAGGGCTGGGCTGCTTCATACACACTGGAAATGCCGAAGG GCTCTCAAGGAGAACAACAGAGCATACCGCCTATGAGAACATGACACCCACTTCTGAAGAGGGTCACCCTGAAGAGCTCGGTCGCA GCTGGCCCATGCCTGTGTATGCCAATGCACCCGCCATTGAAGGACAGATACCAGTCAAAAAG ATGCTGCCAGTAGACCCTCCAGAGCAATTATATGAG GCGCTTGTGAATCCAGAACACAGCATCTACTGCCAAATCAACCGTTCCacctaa